One window from the genome of Salvia splendens isolate huo1 chromosome 9, SspV2, whole genome shotgun sequence encodes:
- the LOC121748413 gene encoding uncharacterized protein LOC121748413 has translation MPGIAQKINVCGDSNATVYHNSLVGNGQSFNGSSVSANGFWSSNCDDLSYNQLQKFWSELSTQARQKLMRIDKQTLFEHARKNMYCPRCNGLLLEVSLQIVMYGKSLQQDATNGHYNGRTTNNQNCGNLCIDNECQDNMIDPSIHPWGGLTTAREGTLTLLDCYLHSKSLKGLQNVFDSARARERERKLLYPDACGGSGRGWMSQGMTGFGRGHGTRETCALHTARLSVETLVDFWSALGGETQKSLLRMKENDFLERLMYRFDSKRFCRDCRRNVMREFKELKELKHMRKDPRSTSWFCGADSIFQYEVSHDTVKVDWHQTFLDACGTYQHFEWAIGTGEGKSDILDFKNVGMSVRDQVNGLDLSGLSACYITLRAWKMDGRCNELHVKAHALRGQQCVHCKLAVGDGYVTLIIEENIRRFLEHAEEAEEEEDDESIDTDGNEFDGECSRPQKHAKSPELAQEFLLDAATVIFKEQVEKAFREGTARQNARSIFVCHALKLLEERVHVACKEIVTLEKQMKLLEEEEKEKREDEERKERKRTKERGKKLRRKERLRERENKCAESNKNAVVLDTRDEAEPCADEGANSGNTRDCEMETGAATPQPSPLSPDIQDDQLLMGYSSPNMGNHNEDILEEESGNTRDLNNSFPYNHYSYSRRTPRLHKDIEQDFTSKWSDRRKGAAISESEVTTGKYESRFHANRFESTRTNHCFNKPLRTNAAKFNPRNGPKLSEKHQCTNNREGGRCDYQDCSCNHPNDYRARPESHMLRSTGEPKYVNNLESSFDISKSYYPEECTAEAECTREINGQVKANANCNCGNLHFRNKVWEPLDSLKKHAQSNSGTDVDLKPNKVETTESDRDPELSGTAPGELTNFSIESNSADNELGDMAKSGNGTCKDRDNGFHSMEKFANYIKVEEAEDGELSFMTKTPLRTVGSFLSRSSNSDSCSSCLSEGDSSNHQNLESTSTSDSEESSQTSEGRDMLHCLESRFRECHKVVDNLITARAQDANSQELASSSSLPAETATYCESGKANAGVDVLSQSMLPTMMQNQSIQYPTYQAPTMTYYHQAPVSWPAGPTNGFTSFHYPNHYLYANGFGYELNTNAQLMQYGGLQHLPPPLITHVHMPLFPSAANVVSSKNHSIDSTVAEDDKCEKGNDDFSLFHFGGPVGFKPEEAVTLKGGRGGDLSEKSPHSCNTRESIEEYNLFADSNSIKFPIF, from the exons TTTTGGTCTGAGCTGTCAACACAAGCTCGGCAGAAACTTATGAGGATTGACAAACAGACACTATTTGAGCATGCTCGTAAAAACATGTACTGCCCTAGATGCAATGGGTTGCTGCTTGAAGTTTCTTTACAGATTGTTATGTATGGAAAGTCTCTACAGCAAGATGCAACGAATGGCCATTACAATGGGCGAACCACAAACAATCAGAACTGTGGCAACTTGTGTATTGACAATGAGTGCCAAGATAACATGATAGATCCGTCTATACATCCATGGGGTGGATTAACCACTGCCAGGGAAGGTACTTTGACGCTGTTGGACTGTTACCTTCACTCAAAGTCTTTGAAGGGTCTCCAAAAT GTATTTGATAGTGCACGTGCAAGGGAAAGAGAACGCAAGTTGCTGTATCCTGATGCATGCGGAGGAAGTGGCCGGGGATGGATGAGTCAAGGAATGACAGGATTTGGTAGAGGGCATGGAACAAGAGAAACTTGTGCTCTTCACACTGCTAGGTTATCGGTGGAGACATTGGTCGACTTTTGGTCAGCCCTTGGAGGGGAGACTCAGAAATCTCTCTTAAGGATGAAAGAAAATGACTTTCTTGAAAGACTCATGTATAG GTTTGACAGCAAAAGGTTTTGTAGAGACTGTCGACGAAATGTGATGCGTGAATTCAAGGAGCTGAAAGAGCTGAAGCACATGAGAAAGGATCCTCGCAGTACCAGCTGGTTTTGCGGAGCTGATTCCATCTTCCAATACGAG GTTTCTCATGATACAGTCAAAGTTGATTGGCATCAAACATTTTTAGATGCTTGTGGAACGTATCAACACTTTGAATGGGCTATTGGAACTGGAGAAGGAAAATCTGATATCTTGGATTTTAAAAATGTTGGAATGAGTGTAAGGGATCAAGTGAATGGTCTAGATCTAAGTGGTCTGAGTGCTTGTTACATAACTCTGAGGGCTTGGAAAATGGATGGGCGATGCAATGAACTGCATGTGAAAGCTCATGCATTGCGAGGGCAACAATGTGTTCATTGCAAGCTAGCTGTTGGTGATGGATATGTAACACTTATAATAGAGGAAAATATCCGAAGATTCCTTGAGCATGCAGAGGAGGCCGAGGAAGAAGAG GATGATGAATCCATAGATACGGATGGAAATGAGTTTGATGGCGAGTGCTCTCGTCCCCAGAAACATGCAAAGAGTCCTGAACTTGCCCAAGAATTTCTCTTAGATGCTGCAACTGTCATTTTCAAGGAGCAG GTTGAGAAGGCTTTTAGGGAGGGAACTGCCCGTCAAAATGCACGCAGTATTTTTGTATGTCATGCTCTGAAATTGCTGGAAGAGCGCGTGCATGTGGCGTGCAAAGAAATCGTCACTTTAGAGAAACAG ATGAaacttcttgaagaagaagaaaaggagaaGCGTGAAGATGAAGAGCGCAAGGAGCGTAAGAGAACAAAAGAAAGGGGGAAAAAGCTGCGCAGAAAGGAAAggttaagagagagagaaaacaaaTGTGCTGAATCCAATAAAAATGCTGTGGTTCTTGATACTCGAGATGAGGCAGAACCTTGCGCTGATGAGGGCGCTAATAGTGGGAACACCAGAGATTGTGAGATGGAAACAGGGGCAGCTACCCCCCAACCCAGTCCTTTGTCTCCTGATATTCAAGATGACCAATTATTGATGGGTTATAGTTCTCCAAATATGGGAAATCACAATGAAGATATTTTGGAAGAGGAATCAGGCAACACCAGAGATTTAAACAACTCTTTTCCTTATAATCACTATAGCTATTCTCGCAGGACACCTAGGTTACATAAAGATATCGAGCAGGATTTCACCTCAAAGTGGTCCGATAGGAGAAAGGGTGCAGCAATATCAGAGAGTGAAGTCACTACTGGCAAGTATGAATCAAGATTTCATGCTAATCGCTTTGAATCTACAAGGACCAATCATTGCTTCAATAAGCCGTTAAGAACGAATGCTGCAAAGTTCAACCCAAGAAATGGTCCAAAGTTGAGTGAAAAACATCAGTGTACCAATAACAGAGAAGGTGGCAGATGCGATTACCAAGATTGTAGTTGTAACCATCCTAACGACTATCGAGCAAGGCCTGAGTCACATATGTTAAGATCAACTGGAGAGCCTAAATATGTGAATAACTTGGAATCATCTTTTGATATTTCAAAATCATATTATCCAGAGGAATGCACTGCAGAAGCTGAGTGCACACGTGAGATTAATGGGCAAGTTAAAGCTAATGCCAACTGTAACTGTGGTAACTTACATTTTAGAAATAAAGTCTGGGAACCTTTGGATTCACTGAAAAAACATGCTCAAAGCAACTCAGGAACTGATGTTGACTTGAAGCCCAACAAAGTTGAAACTACTGAGTCTGATCGAGATCCTGAATTATCTGGTACTGCTCCTGGTGAATTGACAAATTTTTCGATTGAAAGTAATAGCGCGGACAATGAACTGGGGGACATGGCAAAGTCTGGAAATGGTACTTGCAAAGACAGGGATAATGGATTTCATTCAATGGAAAAGTTTGCGAATTACATTAAGGTGGAAGAAGCGGAAGATGGCGAGTTAAGTTTCATGACTAAAACTCCACTCAGGACAGTAGGGTCATTTCTCAGCAGATCTTCCAACTCTGACAGCTGCTCTTCATGCCTAAGTGAAGGTGACTCCTCAAACCACCAAAATCTGGAATCAACATCCACATCAGATTCAGAAGAGTCTAGCCAAACCTCTGAGGGAAGAGATATGTTGCATTGTCTTGAAAGTAGGTTTCGCGAGTGTCACAAAGTTGTGGATAATTTAATCACAGCAAGAGCACAAGATGCTAACAGCCAGGAACTAGCTTCATCCAGCAGTTTGCCTGCAGAAACAGCCACGTATTGTGAGAGCGGGAAAGCAAATGCCGGTGTGGATGTTCTGTCTCAAAGCATGCTTCCCACTATGATGCAGAATCAGAGCATACAGTATCCCACCTATCAGGCCCCAACAATGACTTATTACCATCAAGCTCCGGTTTCATGGCCAGCCGGACCTACTAATGGATTTACGTCCTTTCACTACCCCAACCATTACTTATATGCCAATGGGTTCGGATATGAATTGAACACAAATGCACAGTTGATGCAGTATGGGGGCTTACAGCATCTCCCTCCGCCGCTGATCACCCATGTTCATATGCCTCTCTTCCCCAGTGCAGCTAATGTAGTCAGCTCAAAGAATCACAGTATAGATTCAACAGTTGCAGAGGATGACAAGTGTGAGAAGGGGAATGATGATTTCTCTCTCTTCCATTTTGGTGGCCCTGTAGGATTCAAACCTGAGGAAGCTGTCACCTTGAAAGGAGGACGAGGGGGCGATTTGTCAGAAAAGAGCCCTCATTCCTGCAATACAAGAGAGTCCATAGAAGAATACAATTTGTTTGCTGACAGTAATAGCATAAAGTTTcctattttctaa